In Dehalococcoidia bacterium, a single window of DNA contains:
- a CDS encoding dockerin type I domain-containing protein, with amino-acid sequence MIIRKEGVPIVIRKISAVVLASVVALMLTAMPVALADPGTSVSIEDALVVAVGGNADVQLRINTDEANGIGSATITLTVDTSVVEVVDVAGGDLGTVYWNTVGSTTTMSAATGSSPGPGWDGSTVTFATVTLNAEGTGGECSDLDIEVASMYDATAGDPQKIIPDPVTDCEFCIGIGTPRLEGDVYPLGSGDGVINSADFQLVAQHIVHTTTLTGDDFLAADVDDSGTVDAADLQLVAQYLAETIIEFPTPTPTPTPTPTPLPIIPMSCVQARDAIQDALGAYNTEYGEWPTADGQPGDIEWTKLVPEFMAGIPSVDSTCDWWVNSNPEGDVCLQHMC; translated from the coding sequence ATGATAATTAGAAAGGAAGGTGTGCCAATAGTAATCAGAAAGATATCAGCCGTAGTTTTGGCGTCGGTGGTTGCCTTGATGTTAACGGCGATGCCAGTAGCACTGGCCGACCCAGGCACATCGGTATCTATTGAAGACGCTTTAGTTGTAGCCGTTGGGGGCAATGCCGATGTCCAACTGAGAATAAATACCGATGAAGCTAATGGCATAGGCTCAGCTACCATAACGCTTACAGTCGACACGTCGGTTGTCGAAGTAGTTGATGTCGCCGGTGGAGACCTTGGCACTGTTTATTGGAATACAGTTGGCAGCACCACTACTATGTCAGCGGCCACCGGCAGTTCACCCGGGCCAGGCTGGGATGGAAGTACTGTCACATTTGCCACCGTTACATTAAATGCGGAAGGCACTGGTGGAGAATGCAGCGACCTGGATATCGAGGTGGCATCGATGTATGATGCGACGGCAGGCGACCCACAAAAGATAATTCCAGATCCAGTCACCGATTGCGAATTCTGTATTGGGATTGGGACACCGAGACTGGAGGGTGATGTCTACCCGCTTGGCAGTGGCGATGGTGTCATTAACTCGGCAGACTTCCAGTTGGTAGCCCAGCATATAGTGCATACTACAACGCTGACCGGCGATGATTTCCTCGCTGCCGATGTCGATGACAGTGGCACGGTTGACGCAGCAGACCTACAGCTGGTAGCGCAATACCTTGCTGAAACCATTATCGAGTTTCCTACTCCTACACCTACTCCCACGCCAACGCCTACTCCGCTGCCAATTATTCCGATGTCATGCGTGCAAGCCAGGGATGCCATTCAGGATGCCCTTGGTGCTTACAATACCGAGTATGGAGAGTGGCCTACCGCTGACGGCCAGCCAGGAGACATAGAGTGGACAAAGCTTGTTCCCGAATTTATGGCGGGCATCCCGTCCGTCGATAGCACGTGCGATTGGTGGGTGAACAGCAACCCTGAGGGAGATGTCTGCCTGCAGCATATGTGCTGA
- a CDS encoding C1 family peptidase, with amino-acid sequence MATQWQDCCKTTQESEAKITKRKLGRILAIALIVGFAFGLMGVALAQAPEGAVTDLPLQQQLAVAGAAEVSQQAPQKLEAAPLNPDFIDCIANPPEPFYGYLPPPMDLSHLQDTPVQREGAQVGLPSAFDWRDSGDVTPVKNQNPCGTCWIFGTLSALESRVLIVDDVEYNFSEQNVACCTDPSWVYLINNRCMGGGWSWLAADLLAKKGTRLESCDPYNTGTINTDPCDDSCSTIKRVTGYRWITDDPNDTAAVKDAIYNYGPVSMAFYYDDAYLYPGSIYYYPGCTEDGNHIVSIVGWDDGIAHPLGGGSGAWIVKNSWGTVWGDSGYFYLCYGSANMQEVASYRYQDYDPNENLYYWDEAGYVADIGAGSPTLWMGSVFNSGQDGYLTHVEFWTTSNNAGYELYVYDGSFGTQLAYQTGTCDELGYYSIPLSTPVSLTNGQQFSVAVEMTTPGYNFPLPAEGQESGIVEPTIQTGASYYSTDGSSWDDLEPYGYNACLRARVTTGAGPTPTITPTPTPTPTPTPTPTPTVTLGEAVDNTGLPWTTGGNANWFGQTSTYYYNGDAAQSGAITHSQYTWLRTIVSGPGALTFYWKVSSESGYDYLKFYIDGAQQTSISGSVGWEQKGYSIGSGTHILEWEYTKDVSLNSGSDCGWLDKVEFTGGPTPTPTPTPTPTPSPTPTPTVTPTPGTSLAIDCASAPEGETADVDITITTSDPDGIGSATITLTVDTAVVTVGNIAAGDLGTVYSNTVGSTTTMSAATGFSPGPTGTFTFATVTLNAVGSTGECSDLDIEVQSMYDGTAGDPQPITPSPVNDCNFCIGTPRLEGDIHPLGSGNGAIDSADFQLVAQGLVGTITLTGNDFLAADVNDSVTLDSADLQLVAQYLVGTITAFPGGTYIP; translated from the coding sequence ATGGCAACTCAGTGGCAAGACTGCTGCAAGACTACTCAAGAAAGTGAGGCGAAGATAACGAAAAGAAAATTGGGCAGGATTCTGGCCATTGCCCTCATTGTTGGATTTGCCTTTGGTCTAATGGGAGTTGCCTTGGCTCAGGCTCCAGAGGGAGCGGTGACCGACCTCCCATTGCAACAACAGCTGGCGGTGGCTGGTGCCGCCGAAGTGTCGCAGCAGGCTCCGCAGAAGCTCGAGGCGGCGCCGCTCAATCCCGACTTCATCGACTGCATTGCGAATCCACCGGAGCCCTTCTACGGATATCTGCCCCCGCCGATGGACCTGAGCCACCTCCAGGACACCCCGGTGCAGCGGGAAGGGGCACAGGTAGGTCTGCCCAGCGCGTTTGACTGGAGGGATTCGGGCGATGTGACCCCGGTTAAGAATCAGAATCCCTGCGGGACCTGCTGGATATTCGGCACCCTATCGGCACTGGAATCGAGGGTCTTGATCGTGGACGATGTGGAGTATAATTTCTCCGAACAGAATGTTGCCTGCTGTACCGACCCGTCATGGGTCTACCTGATTAACAACCGCTGTATGGGAGGTGGCTGGTCCTGGCTTGCCGCCGATCTTCTCGCCAAGAAAGGAACCAGGCTTGAGTCCTGTGACCCCTACAACACGGGCACCATCAACACCGATCCCTGCGACGATAGCTGTTCCACAATCAAGAGGGTAACGGGGTATCGCTGGATAACCGATGACCCTAACGATACAGCCGCGGTAAAGGATGCCATTTACAACTACGGTCCGGTCTCCATGGCCTTTTATTATGACGATGCCTACTTATATCCGGGGTCTATCTATTACTATCCAGGGTGCACGGAAGATGGCAATCACATCGTCTCTATTGTAGGGTGGGATGACGGCATAGCGCACCCGCTTGGTGGCGGCTCCGGGGCGTGGATAGTAAAGAATAGCTGGGGCACCGTCTGGGGGGATAGCGGGTATTTCTATCTGTGCTACGGCTCGGCGAACATGCAGGAGGTGGCCTCCTATCGCTACCAGGACTACGACCCCAATGAGAATCTGTATTACTGGGACGAAGCCGGCTATGTAGCCGATATCGGTGCGGGTAGTCCAACCCTGTGGATGGGCAGTGTCTTCAATTCGGGGCAGGACGGCTACCTAACCCATGTTGAGTTCTGGACAACAAGCAACAATGCAGGGTATGAGCTTTACGTTTACGATGGCTCCTTTGGAACTCAGCTTGCCTACCAGACCGGAACATGCGATGAGCTTGGCTACTATTCAATACCGCTGAGCACCCCTGTCTCGCTCACCAACGGCCAGCAGTTTAGTGTTGCTGTAGAGATGACAACGCCGGGCTATAACTTCCCCTTGCCTGCGGAGGGGCAAGAAAGTGGCATCGTGGAGCCAACGATACAGACCGGGGCGAGCTACTACAGTACCGATGGCAGCTCCTGGGATGATCTAGAGCCTTATGGTTATAACGCTTGCCTGCGGGCCAGAGTAACCACAGGCGCAGGTCCAACTCCAACAATCACGCCTACCCCAACACCTACTCCTACTCCTACACCTACGCCTACACCAACGGTTACCCTGGGGGAGGCAGTAGACAACACAGGGCTCCCATGGACAACCGGCGGTAATGCCAATTGGTTCGGTCAGACAAGCACCTACTACTACAATGGAGATGCCGCCCAAAGCGGCGCTATCACCCATAGCCAATACACATGGCTTCGAACTATAGTTAGCGGTCCCGGAGCCTTAACGTTTTATTGGAAAGTCTCTTCCGAAAGTGGCTATGATTACCTTAAATTCTATATTGATGGGGCACAACAGACATCGATTTCAGGCTCCGTTGGTTGGGAGCAGAAGGGCTACTCCATAGGCTCTGGTACGCATATTCTGGAATGGGAATATACCAAAGACGTCTCTCTAAATAGCGGCAGCGATTGTGGCTGGCTTGATAAGGTGGAATTTACTGGAGGTCCTACTCCCACACCAACACCTACACCCACTCCGACACCTTCGCCTACACCTACGCCAACAGTTACACCTACTCCAGGTACCTCGTTAGCTATTGATTGCGCGAGTGCGCCAGAGGGTGAGACCGCCGATGTCGATATTACCATAACTACCAGTGATCCAGATGGCATAGGTTCAGCTACCATAACGCTTACCGTTGATACGGCTGTTGTTACTGTGGGCAATATAGCCGCTGGAGACCTTGGCACTGTTTACTCGAATACAGTAGGCAGCACTACCACCATGTCAGCGGCCACAGGGTTTTCACCGGGTCCAACCGGCACTTTCACATTTGCCACCGTTACATTAAATGCGGTAGGCAGTACTGGAGAGTGCAGCGACCTGGATATCGAGGTGCAATCGATGTATGATGGGACGGCAGGCGACCCACAGCCGATAACGCCAAGCCCAGTTAATGATTGCAACTTCTGTATTGGGACACCGAGACTGGAGGGTGATATCCACCCGCTGGGCAGTGGCAATGGTGCCATTGATTCGGCAGACTTTCAACTGGTAGCCCAGGGTTTAGTGGGGACAATAACGCTGACTGGCAATGATTTCCTCGCCGCTGACGTAAATGACAGCGTCACACTTGACTCAGCAGACCTGCAGTTGGTGGCGCAATACCTTGTCGGCACGATTACAGCATTCCCTGGGGGGACGTATATTCCCTGA
- a CDS encoding thioesterase family protein, whose product MSSMSEVDQLILMTRGLKLHPLEEYIGIRFEMLDSEGICAKFTMRDDLCGYPGGGVIHGGVIAAAMDIMGGHIITWTRLKDVEDQPPHEQVKRLKNIGTIDLRVDYLRPAKGKEFTATASIIRAGNKIVVTRLELHNDKQILVAVGTGTYIVG is encoded by the coding sequence ATGAGTAGTATGAGTGAAGTTGACCAACTGATATTGATGACAAGGGGCCTCAAGCTCCATCCCTTAGAGGAATATATAGGCATTAGGTTTGAGATGCTGGATTCTGAAGGTATATGTGCAAAATTCACAATGCGAGATGATTTGTGCGGATATCCTGGGGGTGGCGTTATACACGGCGGAGTTATAGCTGCCGCGATGGATATTATGGGGGGCCATATAATTACCTGGACTCGGTTAAAGGATGTCGAAGATCAACCCCCTCACGAACAAGTGAAAAGGCTAAAAAATATTGGAACCATTGACTTGCGGGTTGACTATCTACGACCAGCCAAAGGTAAAGAGTTCACTGCGACAGCTTCTATTATACGCGCTGGCAACAAGATAGTGGTCACCCGATTGGAATTACATAATGATAAACAGATACTTGTAGCTGTAGGCACTGGAACATATATAGTAGGTTAA
- a CDS encoding nitroreductase family protein, with product MSGLSVDCDKCNFCGMCVAECPPRIIEMEGPQSLPFMIEDGEERCIKCGHCVAVCPTAAVSIDIMDAEECAPLSRKLLPTAEQVELLLKSRRSVRSHKDKPVLRETLQKLIDIARYAPSGHNTQPVRWLIVEDTKETRRLAGLVAEWMRSIVEANPKVATDLGFDRLVDAWDRGEDRILRSAPHIIMAHADKAYGPPGETACIIAMTYLELAAYSLDLGACWAGYFQVACGAYPPLTEALELPQGHQVYAAMMVGYPRYKFSRIPLRNEPGISWRRAACKTSGYQ from the coding sequence GTGAGCGGATTATCAGTAGACTGTGATAAGTGTAACTTTTGTGGCATGTGTGTTGCAGAGTGCCCGCCTCGAATTATCGAGATGGAAGGACCGCAGTCTCTGCCTTTTATGATTGAGGATGGCGAGGAACGGTGCATCAAGTGCGGCCACTGCGTCGCGGTGTGCCCCACCGCAGCCGTCAGTATTGACATAATGGACGCGGAGGAGTGCGCCCCGCTGAGCAGGAAACTGCTGCCAACTGCTGAGCAGGTCGAGCTTTTATTAAAGTCACGGCGCTCCGTACGTTCTCATAAGGATAAGCCGGTGCTGCGAGAAACTCTGCAAAAGCTGATCGATATCGCCCGCTACGCTCCATCGGGGCATAATACTCAGCCGGTGCGGTGGCTAATTGTTGAGGACACGAAGGAGACTCGGCGCCTCGCTGGTCTAGTGGCAGAGTGGATGCGCTCCATAGTCGAGGCAAATCCGAAGGTAGCCACCGACTTGGGTTTCGACAGGCTGGTGGACGCCTGGGATAGAGGCGAGGATAGGATACTACGCAGCGCACCCCATATCATCATGGCCCACGCGGATAAGGCGTACGGGCCCCCGGGTGAAACGGCCTGCATCATCGCCATGACCTATCTGGAGCTGGCGGCGTATTCCTTGGACCTGGGGGCATGCTGGGCAGGCTATTTCCAGGTAGCTTGCGGCGCTTACCCTCCGCTGACGGAGGCGCTTGAGCTTCCGCAAGGCCACCAAGTCTATGCGGCGATGATGGTGGGTTATCCTAGGTATAAGTTCAGCCGCATACCCCTACGGAACGAACCGGGGATATCTTGGCGGCGGGCGGCTTGTAAAACCTCAGGCTATCAATAA
- a CDS encoding nickel-binding protein produces the protein MARYLVIHTIDPKSATSVNQMTITKATIDSFTTDAYCITTWAAVGAGKMVCLWEAPSEQAIIDACAKMENVPIDGIYPASVIDWAEMKKMLA, from the coding sequence ATGGCAAGGTACCTGGTGATTCACACCATAGACCCAAAGTCAGCGACGAGCGTGAACCAAATGACCATCACTAAGGCCACAATAGATAGCTTTACCACAGACGCCTACTGTATTACTACTTGGGCAGCGGTTGGAGCCGGAAAGATGGTCTGCCTATGGGAAGCACCCTCAGAGCAAGCGATAATAGATGCGTGCGCCAAGATGGAAAATGTACCTATAGATGGCATCTACCCGGCGTCAGTAATTGACTGGGCGGAGATGAAGAAAATGCTGGCATAA
- a CDS encoding putative quinol monooxygenase: protein MMVAIVTKLKAKSGEEGKLEKALRDVLPKVRAEEGTLVYSLHKKQDDPTTLMVFEKFKDMDALLVHGTAPYVKDMLDTVMPLLDGDMSLEIYEEIA from the coding sequence ATGATGGTAGCAATAGTTACAAAACTCAAAGCCAAGAGTGGAGAAGAAGGAAAACTAGAGAAAGCTTTGCGAGACGTACTCCCAAAGGTAAGAGCAGAAGAAGGAACATTAGTCTATAGCCTCCATAAAAAACAGGATGACCCGACAACATTGATGGTTTTTGAGAAGTTTAAGGATATGGACGCATTACTGGTTCATGGCACCGCACCCTATGTCAAAGATATGTTAGATACAGTAATGCCTCTTCTTGATGGAGATATGTCCCTTGAAATCTATGAGGAAATTGCATGA
- a CDS encoding thioesterase family protein — protein MQGFNDEYQGLLGEIGLQGRYPPFFEFLGITVGPMDADNIYIKLAMRDELRGYPGNGALHGGVISAMIDIIGGTVVAWKMLKEIKGQPLQELVKKFKNMSTVDLRVDYLRPGKGKMFTATASVLRTGKKLAVTRMELYNEKQCLIAIGTGTYTVG, from the coding sequence TTGCAAGGTTTTAACGACGAGTATCAGGGCTTACTAGGGGAAATTGGTCTGCAGGGAAGGTATCCGCCCTTCTTTGAATTCCTGGGCATCACGGTTGGGCCTATGGATGCCGACAATATATATATCAAGCTTGCAATGCGAGATGAATTGCGTGGATACCCTGGGAATGGAGCTCTGCATGGCGGAGTTATATCAGCCATGATAGATATAATAGGAGGCACCGTGGTTGCTTGGAAAATGCTAAAGGAAATAAAAGGACAACCCCTGCAAGAACTAGTTAAGAAATTCAAAAACATGAGTACAGTTGACTTAAGGGTTGACTATCTACGGCCAGGTAAAGGCAAGATGTTCACTGCAACTGCTTCTGTACTACGTACTGGTAAAAAGTTGGCGGTCACCCGCATGGAATTATATAATGAAAAACAGTGTCTCATAGCAATCGGCACAGGAACATATACGGTAGGTTAG